A single genomic interval of Lathyrus oleraceus cultivar Zhongwan6 chromosome 7, CAAS_Psat_ZW6_1.0, whole genome shotgun sequence harbors:
- the LOC127105238 gene encoding reticulon-like protein B2, with translation MADHQEHDEVKGESLLEKISGKIHDHDSSSSSSDSDNEKEKKSSSPSSLKNKVYRLFGREKPLHNVLGGGKPADVFLWRNKKISATTLGVATAFWVLFELLEYHLLTLVSHLAILALAVLFLWSNASTFINKTPPKIPQVHIPEEPVLQIASAIRIEINRAFTLLREIASGRDLKKFLSVIAGLWVLSIVGAWANFLTLFYIAFVLLHTVPVLYEKYEDHVDSFGEKAHAELKKQYAVFDEKVLSKIPKGPLKDKKKD, from the exons ATGGCAGATCATCAAGAGCATGATGAAGTAAAGGGTGAATCTTTGTTGGAGAAGATTTCGGGGAAGATTCATGACCATGATTCGTCTTCTTCTTCGTCGGATTCGGACAACGAGAAGGAGAAGAAGAGTTCGTCGCCTTCTTCACTGAAGAATAAGGTTTATAGGCTTTTTGGCAGGGAGAAGCCGCTTCACAATGTTCTTGGTGGAGGAAAAC CTGCTGATGTTTTTCTATGGAGAAATAAGAAGATATCAGCCACAACCCTTGGTGTGGCGACAGCTTTCTGGGTTCTGTTTGAATTACTTGAATACCATCTCCTGACTTTGGTTTCCCATTTAGCTATACTTGCTCTGGCGGTGTTGTTCTTATGGTCAAACGCATCCACTTTCATCAACAA GACTCCACCAAAGATCCCACAGGTGCACATTCCTGAGGAACCTGTTTTACAGATTGCCTCTGCTATAAGAATTGAGATCAACCGGGCTTTTACTCTATTAAGGGAGATTGCTTCTGGAAGGGATCTCAAAAAGTTTCTCTCG GTCATTGCTGGATTATGGGTTTTATCTATTGTTGGGGCTTGGGCCAACTTCTTGACTTTGTTCTATATAG CCTTTGTTTTGCTCCACACTGTACCTGTGCTTTATGAGAAATATGAAGATCACGTCGACTCTTTTGGTGAGAAGGCACATGCTGAGTTGAAGAAGCAGTACGCTGTGTTTGATGAGAAGGTTTTGAGCAAGATTCCCAAAGGACCATTGAAAGACAAAAAGAAAGATTGA